From one Lycium barbarum isolate Lr01 chromosome 6, ASM1917538v2, whole genome shotgun sequence genomic stretch:
- the LOC132643650 gene encoding hydroxyproline O-arabinosyltransferase NOD3-like, with protein sequence MIPRKNNMGGRVSSLLLILLALGFFFATYNLVTIIIHKSNSNTNNVGVGGSEWFDPVQEKPGGGEKRKFHVALTATDAAYSKWQCRIMYYWYKRMKDRDGSDMGGFTRVLHSGQPDNLMDEIPTFVVDPLPQGLDRGYIVLNRPWAFVQWLEKATIEEEYILMAEPDHVFANPLPNLSRGDHPAAFPFFYIKPSENEKIIRKYYPEEMGPVNNVDPIGNSPVIIKKSILEKIAPTWMNVSLRMKDDPETDKAFGWVLEMYGYAVASALHGVRHILRKDFMLQPPWDLEVGKRFIIHYTYGCDYNMKGELTYGKIGEWRFDKRSYLRGPPPKNLSLPPPGVPESVVRLVKMVNEATANIPGWETQ encoded by the exons ATGATACCAAGAAAGAACAACATGGGTGGTCGTGTTTCATCATTATTACTAATATTACTCGCATTAGGTTTCTTCTTCGCAACATACAATTTAGTCACAATCATAATCCACAAAAGTAACTCTAATACTAACAATGTTGGTGTTGGTGGATCCGAATGGTTCGACCCGGTACAGGAAAAACCCGGTGGTGGTGAGAAGAGGAAATTCCACGTGGCATTGACGGCGACAGATGCAGCGTATAGTAAGTGGCAGTGTAGGATAATGTATTATTGGTATAAGAGAATGAAGGATAGAGACGGATCAGATATGGGTGGGTTTACTCGGGTTTTGCATTCGGGTCAACCCGATAATTTGATGGATGAGATTCCTACTTTTGTTGTTGATCCTTTACCTCAAGGATTGGATCGG GGTTATATTGTTCTTAACAGACCATGGGCTTTTGTTCAGTGGCTGGAGAAGGCAACAATTGAAGAAGA ATACATTCTAATGGCAGAGCCCGACCATGTATTTGCAAATCCCTTACCAAACTTGAGTCGTGGAGATCACCCAGCCGCATTCCCCTTTTTCTACATAAAACCATCAGAAAATGAGAAAATTATACGAAAATACTATCCAGAGGAGATGGGCCCAGTGAATAATGTTGATCCAATTGGAAACTCTCCAGTAATAATTAAAAAG TCCATTTTGGAAAAAATTGCTCCTACATGGATGAATGTGTCTTTGAGGATGAAAGATGATCCAGAAACTGACAAGGCTTTTGGCTGGGTTCTGGAAAT GTATGGCTATGCAGTGGCATCGGCTTTACATGGTGTAAGACACATTCTTCGTAAGGACTTCATGCTACAG CCTCCATGGGATCTGGAAGTTGGCAAGAGGTTCATTATTCATTATACCTATGGATGTGATTATAATATGAAG GGAGAGTTGACATATGGTAAAATTGGTGAATGGAGATTTGACAAAAGATCATACCTTCGAGGCCCTCCACCAAAAAATCTCAGTTTGCCCCCTCCAGGGGTTCCTGAAAGTGTG GTAAGATTAGTGAAGATGGTTAATGAAGCTACTGCTAATATCCCTGGATGGGAGACACAGTGA